The Peribacillus simplex genome contains a region encoding:
- the rpmE gene encoding 50S ribosomal protein L31 produces MKTGIHPNYKLSKVICSCGNTFETGSVKEEIKVETCSECHPFYTGRQKFAEAGGRVDRFNKKYGIK; encoded by the coding sequence ATGAAAACTGGAATTCATCCAAATTATAAGCTTTCAAAAGTAATTTGCTCTTGCGGAAACACTTTTGAAACTGGTTCAGTTAAAGAAGAGATCAAAGTTGAGACTTGTTCAGAGTGCCATCCATTCTATACTGGTCGTCAAAAATTCGCTGAAGCTGGCGGACGTGTTGATCGTTTCAACAAAAAATACGGTATTAAATAA
- the rho gene encoding transcription termination factor Rho, with product MNLTISNLENMKLKDLYEHAREYKVSYYSKLSKKELIFAILKAQAEQDGLLFMEGVLEIIPSEGFGFLRPINYSPSSEDIYISASQIRRFDLRNGDKVSGKVRPPKENERYYGLLHVEAVNGDNPESAKERVHFPGLTPLYPNRQIKLETTPKNLSTRIMDVLAPVGFGQRGLIVAPPKAGKTMLIKEIANAITTNHPESELIVLLIDERPEEVTDIERSVAGDVVSSTFDEVPENHIKVAELVLERAMRLVEHKRDVIILMDSITRLARAYNLVIPPSGRTLSGGIDPAAFHRPKRFFGAARNIEEGGSLTILATALVDTGSRMDDVIYEEFKGTGNMELHLDRALAERRIFPAIDIRRSGTRKEELLIPKDRLDKLWAIRKTMSDSPDFSEKFLRRLKQTKGNEEFFSKLDEEMSEMKKGPASVKRS from the coding sequence ATGAATTTAACTATTTCTAATTTAGAAAACATGAAACTAAAGGATCTATATGAGCACGCCCGTGAATATAAAGTTTCCTATTACAGCAAACTTTCAAAAAAGGAACTTATTTTCGCTATCCTGAAAGCACAAGCTGAGCAGGATGGTCTTCTATTCATGGAGGGCGTTTTAGAGATCATACCTTCAGAGGGCTTCGGTTTCCTGCGTCCAATTAATTATTCTCCAAGCTCGGAGGATATTTATATTTCTGCTTCACAGATCCGCAGGTTCGATTTGCGAAATGGAGATAAAGTCTCCGGTAAGGTAAGGCCTCCTAAAGAAAACGAGCGCTATTATGGATTGCTGCATGTCGAAGCAGTCAATGGCGATAATCCGGAATCAGCTAAAGAGCGTGTCCACTTTCCAGGTTTAACACCGCTGTATCCAAACAGGCAAATTAAACTGGAAACGACACCGAAGAACTTATCGACCAGGATTATGGATGTCCTGGCACCGGTCGGTTTTGGGCAGCGTGGTCTGATTGTCGCACCGCCAAAAGCCGGTAAAACGATGCTCATCAAGGAAATTGCCAATGCGATAACCACAAACCATCCCGAATCGGAATTGATTGTGCTGTTGATCGATGAACGCCCGGAAGAAGTGACAGACATTGAACGTTCCGTCGCAGGAGACGTGGTAAGTTCAACTTTCGATGAAGTGCCGGAAAACCATATCAAGGTGGCTGAGCTGGTATTAGAACGAGCCATGCGCCTTGTGGAGCATAAACGGGATGTCATCATTTTAATGGACAGCATCACTCGACTTGCCCGTGCTTACAACCTTGTCATTCCGCCAAGCGGGCGTACGCTGTCAGGGGGGATTGACCCTGCTGCATTCCACCGCCCAAAACGCTTTTTCGGTGCGGCGAGGAATATAGAGGAAGGCGGCAGCCTGACGATCCTAGCTACAGCATTGGTGGATACGGGTTCAAGAATGGACGATGTCATTTATGAAGAATTTAAAGGTACAGGCAATATGGAGCTGCATTTAGATCGTGCCCTTGCCGAAAGACGCATCTTCCCGGCAATCGATATTCGTCGCTCAGGCACTCGTAAAGAAGAATTGTTAATTCCGAAAGATCGCCTGGATAAACTATGGGCCATTAGGAAAACGATGTCAGATTCACCTGATTTCTCGGAGAAATTCCTTCGCCGCCTAAAACAGACAAAAGGTAATGAAGAATTTTTCAGTAAGCTGGATGAAGAGATGTCAGAAATGAAAAAGGGGCCAGCGAGCGTAAAACGTTCTTAA
- the glpX gene encoding class II fructose-bisphosphatase produces MERSLSMELVRVTEAAALNSARWMGRGKKDEADDAATTAMRDVFNTIPMQGTVVIGEGEMDEAPMLYIGEKLGTGLGPLVDVAVDPLEGTNIVASGGWNALAVLAIADKGNLLHAPDMYMDKIAVGPEAVGQIDINASVLDNLKAVAKAKNKDIQDVVATVLNRDRHSKIIHELREAGARIKLINDGDVAGAINTAFDLTGVDILFGSGGAPEGVIAAVALKCLGGEIQGKLVPHSDEEVARCVKMGLDLGKVLRMEDLVRGDDAIFAATGVTDGELLRGVQFKGHYGETQSVVMRAKSGTVRFIDGRHSLKIKPNGLID; encoded by the coding sequence ATGGAAAGAAGTTTATCGATGGAGCTTGTCCGCGTAACAGAGGCGGCGGCACTGAATTCAGCTCGTTGGATGGGAAGAGGAAAGAAAGACGAAGCAGATGATGCAGCAACGACTGCGATGCGGGATGTTTTCAATACTATTCCCATGCAAGGAACGGTTGTAATCGGTGAAGGGGAAATGGATGAAGCGCCAATGCTTTATATTGGCGAAAAACTTGGTACGGGTCTTGGGCCGCTAGTGGATGTTGCGGTCGATCCTTTGGAAGGAACGAACATCGTTGCATCTGGCGGCTGGAATGCATTGGCTGTATTGGCGATAGCCGATAAGGGGAACTTGCTTCATGCCCCGGATATGTATATGGATAAAATAGCTGTCGGACCAGAGGCTGTTGGTCAGATTGATATCAATGCTTCCGTATTGGACAACCTGAAAGCGGTAGCCAAGGCAAAGAATAAAGATATCCAAGACGTGGTTGCCACAGTATTGAACCGTGATCGTCATTCGAAGATCATTCATGAACTTCGTGAGGCGGGCGCACGTATCAAGTTGATCAACGATGGAGATGTAGCAGGAGCCATAAATACGGCCTTCGATCTTACCGGTGTTGATATCCTATTCGGATCTGGCGGAGCTCCAGAGGGAGTTATTGCAGCCGTTGCCTTGAAATGCCTTGGAGGGGAAATTCAGGGTAAGCTCGTTCCTCATAGTGATGAAGAAGTGGCACGCTGTGTAAAAATGGGCCTTGATTTAGGAAAAGTCCTCAGAATGGAAGACCTTGTTCGCGGAGATGACGCAATTTTTGCTGCAACAGGTGTGACTGATGGAGAACTTTTACGCGGTGTACAATTCAAAGGCCATTACGGTGAAACCCAATCCGTGGTCATGCGTGCTAAATCTGGTACCGTTCGATTCATTGATGGGCGCCACAGTCTTAAGATTAAACCGAATGGTTTGATTGACTGA
- a CDS encoding UDP-N-acetylglucosamine 1-carboxyvinyltransferase — protein MEKLKIAGGYPLKGSIRVSGAKNSAVALIPATILADSPVTIEGLPDISDVQMLKALMEEIGGEVSFDEGEMTVNPSRMISMPLPNGRVKKLRASYYLMGAMLGKFKKAVIGLPGGCHLGPRPIDQHIKGFEALGAQVTNEQGAIYLRADELRGARIYLDVVSVGATINIMLAAVLAKGRTVIENAAKEPEIIDVATLLTNMGAKIKGAGTDIIRIDGVESLHGCKHTIIPDRIEAGTFMILAAAVGEGILIDNVIPQHLESLTAKLREMGINIEAGDDQIFVSPGEKYKSVDIKTLVYPGFPTDLQQPFTSLLTKASGSSMVTDTIYGARFKHIDELRRMNAKIKVEGRAAIVDGPVQLHGAKVKASDLRAGAALVIAGLMAEGITEVTGLEHIDRGYSHLVEKLSGLGATIWREEMTQEEVEQLKS, from the coding sequence ATGGAAAAACTTAAAATTGCCGGTGGCTATCCTCTAAAGGGAAGCATTCGTGTCAGCGGAGCAAAAAATAGTGCGGTTGCCCTCATTCCGGCAACAATTTTAGCGGATTCTCCCGTAACGATTGAAGGCTTGCCTGATATCTCGGATGTACAGATGCTGAAAGCGTTGATGGAGGAAATTGGCGGTGAGGTATCCTTTGATGAAGGGGAAATGACAGTCAACCCAAGCAGGATGATTTCAATGCCTCTTCCCAATGGAAGGGTCAAGAAGTTACGTGCCTCTTATTATTTGATGGGGGCAATGCTTGGCAAATTCAAAAAGGCAGTGATCGGCTTGCCTGGAGGCTGCCATTTAGGACCCCGTCCGATAGATCAGCATATTAAGGGGTTCGAAGCACTAGGCGCTCAAGTGACGAATGAACAAGGAGCCATTTACCTTAGGGCGGACGAGCTCCGTGGAGCACGCATATATTTGGATGTCGTTAGTGTGGGGGCAACGATCAACATCATGCTTGCCGCCGTTTTGGCCAAAGGCCGCACTGTGATTGAAAATGCTGCAAAAGAACCGGAAATCATCGATGTTGCCACACTGTTGACCAATATGGGAGCGAAAATAAAGGGTGCAGGAACGGATATCATTCGGATTGATGGTGTGGAAAGTTTGCATGGGTGCAAGCATACGATCATACCGGATCGGATTGAGGCCGGTACTTTCATGATTTTAGCCGCTGCTGTTGGTGAAGGGATTCTGATCGATAATGTCATTCCCCAGCATTTGGAGTCATTGACTGCTAAATTAAGGGAAATGGGGATTAATATTGAAGCGGGTGATGACCAGATATTTGTCTCACCGGGAGAAAAATATAAATCCGTTGATATCAAGACATTGGTTTACCCTGGATTCCCAACAGATCTTCAGCAACCTTTCACTTCCCTCTTAACAAAAGCAAGCGGTTCTAGCATGGTGACAGATACGATATATGGGGCACGATTCAAGCATATTGATGAACTGCGACGCATGAATGCGAAGATCAAAGTCGAGGGCAGGGCAGCCATCGTCGATGGTCCTGTACAACTTCATGGGGCAAAAGTGAAGGCAAGCGATTTACGTGCCGGGGCAGCTCTTGTAATTGCCGGTTTAATGGCTGAAGGGATTACGGAAGTGACCGGGCTTGAACATATAGATCGCGGATATAGCCATCTTGTTGAAAAACTTTCAGGTTTGGGAGCGACGATTTGGCGTGAAGAAATGACGCAAGAAGAAGTGGAGCAGCTTAAAAGCTGA
- the fsa gene encoding fructose-6-phosphate aldolase produces MKFFIDTANMEEIKQAHELGVLAGVTTNPSLVAREKGVSFHDRLKEITSLVKESVSAEVIALDFEGMMAEAKELVAIAPNITIKVPMTPDGLKAVSALTKQGVKTNVTLIFSANQALLAARAGATYVSPFLGRLDDIGQNGLDLISDIADIFAIHDINAEIIAASIRHPMHITEAALKGAHIATIPYKVLMQLFHHPLTDKGIEAFLNDWNSRTEA; encoded by the coding sequence ATGAAATTCTTTATAGATACAGCAAACATGGAAGAAATCAAACAAGCGCACGAACTTGGCGTTTTAGCAGGTGTTACGACTAACCCGTCCCTTGTTGCAAGAGAAAAGGGAGTTTCTTTCCATGACCGGCTAAAAGAAATCACAAGCCTTGTTAAGGAATCCGTTTCTGCTGAAGTCATTGCGCTTGATTTCGAAGGAATGATGGCTGAAGCCAAGGAACTCGTTGCAATTGCACCTAATATCACGATTAAAGTGCCAATGACGCCAGACGGCTTGAAGGCTGTTTCAGCACTTACGAAACAAGGCGTCAAAACTAATGTCACGCTTATTTTCAGTGCCAACCAAGCTTTATTGGCAGCTAGGGCTGGAGCAACTTATGTATCGCCATTTTTAGGACGCCTGGACGACATCGGCCAAAATGGTTTGGATTTAATTTCGGATATTGCTGACATATTTGCTATCCATGATATCAACGCTGAGATCATTGCAGCTTCCATCCGCCATCCGATGCATATTACAGAAGCGGCTCTTAAAGGGGCACATATTGCAACGATCCCTTATAAAGTTTTGATGCAATTATTCCACCACCCATTAACGGATAAAGGGATTGAAGCTTTCTTGAACGATTGGAATTCACGTACTGAAGCATAA
- a CDS encoding class II fructose-bisphosphate aldolase — MPLVSMKDMLNKALDEKYAVGQFNINNLEWTQAILAAAEQEKSPVILGVSEGAARHMGGFKTTVMMVQGLLEDMKITVPVAIHLDHGSSFDKCKEAIEAGFTSVMIDASHHPIEENIETTKKVVEFAHARNVSVEAEVGTVGGQEDDVIADGVVYADPQECEQLVKETNVDCFAPALGSVHGPYKGEPNLGYKEMEEVRDLTNKPLVLHGGTGIPTKDIQKAISLGTSKINVNTENQIVFTKAVREILNNDSEVYDPRKFMVPGREAIKETVIGKIREFGSNGKA; from the coding sequence ATGCCTTTAGTTTCTATGAAAGATATGCTTAATAAAGCCCTTGATGAAAAATATGCAGTAGGTCAATTCAATATCAATAACCTTGAATGGACTCAAGCCATTTTAGCTGCTGCAGAACAAGAAAAATCTCCAGTCATCCTTGGTGTTTCCGAAGGTGCTGCCCGTCATATGGGTGGATTTAAAACGACTGTCATGATGGTTCAAGGATTGTTGGAAGACATGAAAATCACTGTTCCTGTGGCGATTCACCTTGACCATGGTTCAAGTTTTGATAAATGTAAGGAAGCTATCGAAGCCGGATTCACTTCAGTAATGATCGATGCTTCACATCATCCGATCGAAGAAAATATCGAAACAACCAAGAAGGTTGTCGAATTCGCTCACGCACGGAATGTTTCGGTTGAAGCGGAAGTGGGCACGGTTGGCGGACAAGAAGATGATGTAATCGCTGATGGAGTCGTATATGCAGACCCTCAAGAATGTGAACAGTTAGTTAAAGAAACGAATGTCGACTGTTTTGCTCCAGCTTTGGGATCCGTTCACGGACCATACAAAGGTGAACCTAACCTTGGCTATAAAGAAATGGAAGAAGTACGGGATTTAACGAACAAACCTCTTGTTCTTCATGGCGGTACAGGCATACCTACGAAAGATATCCAAAAAGCGATTTCTCTTGGAACATCAAAAATCAATGTGAATACGGAAAATCAAATTGTGTTCACAAAAGCGGTTCGTGAAATTTTGAATAACGATTCTGAAGTGTACGATCCTCGTAAATTCATGGTACCTGGCCGTGAAGCTATTAAAGAAACTGTCATCGGCAAAATTCGTGAATTCGGTTCAAACGGCAAAGCATGA
- a CDS encoding response regulator encodes MPGKILIVDDQFGIRILLNEVLHKEGYETFQAANGIQALEVLNNHSPDLVLLDMKIPGMDGIEILKRMKVVDPDIRVIIMTAYGELDMIQEAKDLGAMTHFAKPFDIDDIRKAVREYLPIQSS; translated from the coding sequence ATGCCAGGGAAAATATTGATTGTTGATGATCAATTCGGGATCCGTATTTTATTGAACGAGGTTTTACATAAAGAAGGGTATGAAACATTTCAAGCGGCTAATGGCATTCAAGCCTTGGAAGTGCTAAATAATCATTCACCTGATCTTGTATTGCTGGATATGAAGATTCCGGGAATGGATGGCATCGAGATCTTGAAAAGGATGAAGGTCGTCGATCCGGACATCCGGGTCATAATCATGACGGCATATGGTGAACTTGATATGATTCAGGAAGCAAAGGATTTAGGGGCAATGACACACTTTGCAAAGCCGTTTGATATTGATGATATTAGAAAGGCCGTTCGAGAATACTTACCGATTCAATCAAGTTAA
- a CDS encoding DUF2529 domain-containing protein, translated as MLKIFSTQISGLFKKMIENEAFEMEDAGRLLAQAAVGDGSVFIHGFGEMQGVTAEALNGAEPFPKAKTYELGETISREDRFLIFSRHSDDSEALMLAKQLKEKDIPFVAVSTSVPSEEDSLLELADVHIDLRIQRGLIPDETGNRYGYPTLIAALFAYYGIKFTLEEIIKEYEDEE; from the coding sequence ATGTTAAAAATTTTCTCGACACAGATAAGCGGTTTATTTAAAAAGATGATTGAAAATGAGGCCTTTGAAATGGAGGATGCCGGACGCCTGCTCGCTCAGGCTGCGGTTGGGGACGGTTCTGTGTTCATTCACGGTTTTGGTGAAATGCAGGGCGTCACTGCCGAGGCTTTGAATGGGGCAGAACCCTTTCCCAAAGCAAAAACATATGAATTAGGGGAAACCATTTCCAGGGAAGATCGATTTCTTATATTCAGCCGCCATTCGGACGATTCGGAAGCATTGATGCTGGCAAAACAACTCAAGGAAAAAGATATACCATTTGTTGCAGTTTCTACATCCGTCCCTTCTGAGGAAGATTCTCTTTTGGAGTTGGCTGACGTTCATATTGATTTACGCATCCAACGGGGATTGATTCCCGACGAAACTGGAAATCGATATGGGTACCCTACCCTCATTGCCGCTCTTTTCGCTTATTATGGGATTAAATTCACTCTTGAAGAAATCATAAAAGAATATGAAGATGAAGAATGA
- a CDS encoding CTP synthase has protein sequence MTKYIFVTGGVVSSLGKGITAASLGRLLKNRGLNVTIQKFDPYINLDPGTMSPYQHGEVFVTDDGAETDLDLGHYERFIDINLGKHSNVTTGRIYSTVLRKERRGDYLGGTVQVIPHITNEIKERVFRSGNETNADIVITEIGGTVGDIESLPFLEAIRQIKSDIGINNVMYIHCTLVPYIKAAGEMKTKPTQHSVKELRSLGIQPNIIVARTESPISQDMKDKIALFCDIDKNSVIECLDADTLYSIPLALQAQNMDQIVCDHLQLDCGEADMEDWKELVKKVTSLSKKTKIALVGKYVELQDAYLSVVEALKHAGYAFDADVEIDWVNSEDVTKENVAELLQDADGILVPGGFGDRGIEGKIAATEFARTTKKPFFGICLGMQLASIEYARNVLGLPEAHSAEIKEDTPDPIIDLLPEQKDVEDLGGTLRLGLYPCKLIEGTKAYEAYNDEVVYERHRHRYEFNNHYRQAMEEAGFVFSGTSPDGRLVEIVELKDHPWFVASQFHPEFTSRPNRPQPLFRDFVGMSLKYGKNL, from the coding sequence ACGATCCAGAAGTTTGACCCTTATATCAACTTGGATCCTGGTACGATGAGTCCATATCAACATGGTGAAGTGTTTGTAACGGATGATGGTGCTGAAACGGATTTGGATTTGGGGCACTATGAGCGTTTCATTGATATCAACCTTGGTAAACACAGCAATGTGACTACAGGAAGAATTTATTCAACCGTCCTGAGGAAAGAACGCCGTGGCGATTATCTGGGTGGAACGGTCCAAGTCATTCCCCATATCACGAATGAAATTAAAGAACGCGTTTTCCGTTCAGGTAATGAAACGAATGCCGATATAGTCATCACTGAAATTGGCGGTACTGTTGGGGATATCGAGTCTCTTCCATTCCTTGAAGCGATTCGCCAAATCAAGAGTGATATCGGCATCAATAATGTTATGTATATCCATTGTACATTGGTTCCTTACATCAAAGCTGCTGGTGAAATGAAAACAAAACCGACACAGCATAGTGTAAAAGAATTACGCAGTCTGGGCATTCAGCCAAATATCATCGTTGCACGTACAGAAAGCCCGATTTCACAAGATATGAAGGATAAAATCGCTTTATTCTGCGATATCGATAAAAATTCTGTTATCGAATGTCTTGATGCGGATACGCTTTACTCCATCCCTCTTGCGCTTCAAGCACAAAATATGGACCAAATCGTTTGTGATCACTTGCAATTGGACTGTGGCGAAGCGGACATGGAAGATTGGAAGGAACTAGTCAAAAAGGTTACTTCTTTATCGAAGAAAACGAAAATCGCCTTAGTCGGAAAATATGTTGAATTGCAAGATGCCTATCTTTCTGTAGTGGAAGCACTTAAGCATGCTGGTTACGCATTTGATGCAGATGTTGAAATCGACTGGGTGAATTCCGAAGACGTAACTAAAGAAAATGTTGCTGAACTTCTTCAAGATGCAGATGGAATCCTTGTCCCTGGCGGATTTGGAGATCGTGGAATTGAAGGGAAAATTGCAGCGACCGAATTTGCCCGCACGACAAAAAAACCATTCTTCGGAATTTGCTTAGGCATGCAGCTGGCGTCCATTGAGTATGCACGCAACGTCCTGGGATTGCCAGAAGCGCATTCAGCTGAAATTAAAGAAGATACTCCAGATCCGATCATCGATCTTCTTCCTGAGCAGAAGGATGTAGAAGACTTAGGCGGAACACTGCGTCTTGGTCTGTATCCATGTAAGCTTATCGAAGGAACTAAAGCATATGAAGCGTATAATGACGAGGTTGTTTATGAACGTCACCGTCACCGTTATGAATTCAATAACCACTATCGTCAAGCTATGGAAGAGGCAGGATTCGTGTTCTCAGGTACAAGTCCAGATGGTCGTCTAGTTGAAATCGTTGAACTAAAAGATCATCCTTGGTTTGTGGCATCTCAATTCCATCCGGAATTCACGTCACGTCCTAACCGTCCACAGCCGCTATTCCGTGACTTTGTCGGTATGTCATTAAAGTACGGCAAAAATCTTTAA